GCAGCCAGCTCCGGATAGCTGATGAAGCCTGTCTGTGAAAAGAGCATGATAAAGGCGATAAGCATGATAGCAGAACCAATCCCGTTATAGAGGAGGAATTGAATCGCTGCCTTCTCCTTCTCAAAGTAACCCCAGATCCCAATGAGTAGGAAGGTGGTGACAAGGGTTACCTCAAAGAAGATAAAAAAGAGTAAGAGATTCTGCGCTGCAAAAACACCAAGCATCCCTACTTCTAGCAAGAGAAAGAGAATGAAATACTCCTTCCAACGCTTCTTGATCTGCATGGAAGCAAAGGCAGCCATGGTGGCCACAATGGTAGTGAGCAGTAGCATTACCATGGAGAGGCCATCTACCCCTAGCTGGTAACCAATATCTAGCGAAGCCCCTTCCGTCTGTAAAGGAATAGAGATCCACTGATCATTCTCTACAAACTGAAGCTCCGTGGTATCAAAGTTAAATTGACTAAAGAGAAAGAACGTGAAAATCAAGGGTAACAGTGTGGCAAGGACACCCACCCATTGAATCAGACCCGCTTTCTGCTTCGGTAAGAAAGCGAGAATTAAGACTCCGATCATGGGAGAGACGATGATGAGTGTTAATAGATGATCTACCATATGAAGTACCCCCCTGCTACTGTCAAGCCAAGGAGCAAGAGCACGAGGCCAAGAATGACCACCGCACCAGATACTTGGACCTGACCGTTTTGCACTCGTACGCCAAGACGTGCGACGAGCTGAGTTAGGTAGGCTACTAGATTAACGAGACTCTCCACAACATAGCGATCCAACCATTGCAGCAGATAACCGATGCCTCGCACCGGACGAATCACCGTTGCTGTGTAGAACTCATCCACATAGTACTTATTGAATAGGAGCTGATGGAGCGGTCGAAGCCCTTCTGCAACCCCCACTCGCTGGTGATGACGGCCATAGAAGAACCAGGCCAAGCCAATCCCAGCCAACGAGATGACCACGGCTACCACTTGAATCCAGATGGGACCACTAATATGGGCAGGATATAACGTCCCATTGGCAGTGAGCCAATCACCGAGGTAGCTCGTGAACGGTTGGGCATTGAAGAACCCTGCTACCAAACTGAGTGCCGCTAAGACGATCATGGGGAAGGTCATGGAACCCGGTGACTCCTCTGCTGCTAAGCCGGAGCGATTTTCCCCAGTAAAAGCAACGAAAAAGAGACGGAACATATAAAAGGCTGTTAAGAATGCCGTAATCATCGCTACCCAGAGTAGGACGGTACGTCCATCAGCATAGAGTGCCATGAGAATCTCATCTTTCGACCAAAAACCAGCAAAGGGTACGATCCCAGCGAGGGCTAAGGCGCCGATAAGGAAAGCCCAGCTCGTCACCTTCATCCGCTTCCAGATGCCACCCATTCGGAAAATATCCTGGGTTTGTAAACCATGAATCACACTTCCTGCAGCGAGGAAGAGCAATGCCTTGAAGAACGCATGGGTAAATAAGTGGAAGACACTTGCTACATACCCCATGGCTCCTAATGCTAGCATCATATAGCCGAGCTGACTGATGGTAGAGTAGGCAAGAATCCGTTTAATATCCCGCTGTACAAGCGCGATGGTTGCTGCGAAGATGGCGGTAAATCCACCTACATAGGCCACCACATCCAGTGCCAACGGTGAAAGTAAGAAGAGATCAAAGGTACGGGCTACCAGATAAACACCTGCAGCCACCATGGTCGCCGCGTGAATCAGCGCAGAAACTGGTGTAGGACCTTCCATGGCATCTGGCAACCAGGTATGAAGGGGGAATTGTCCCGATTTTCCCATGGCTGCGATAAAGATCAAGATAGCAATCAAACTAATCTGCCATGATTCCATGGGATGTTCTGCAATTACACCACGGGCTGCATTGGTAATCTGTTCAAAATCGAAGCTGCCCGTCCACCAGAAGATGAGACCGAGGGCGATAAAGAGTCCCATATCCCCGATCCTTGTTACGATAAAGGCTTTCTTCGCCGCTGCCTTCGCCTCAGGCTTATAGAAATAGAAGCCAATGAGCAGGAAGGAGCCTACCCCTACTAGCTCCCAGAAAATATAGAGCTGCAATAGATTGGGAGATAGTACAAGTCCTAGCATGGCAAAGGTAAAGAGGGCGAGATACGAATAGAAAACGGAAAACCGTTCATCTCCTTGCATATATCCCTTGGAGTAGATATGTACCAAAAAACTAACCAAGGAGACCACAAGGGCCATTAAACTGTTGAGTGCTGTTACTTCAAAACCCATGGTAATGGTGGTACTCCCAATGGCCAACCATTCCACTGTATATTGGTAATTCCCTGCTCCTCCCGAAAAATGTTCCCAAAAGACAAAGAGGGAAATGGTCAAAGCTGCCATCGTCGCCAGGATGCCGATATATGCGGCAAACTCTTTCAGCTGTCTGCCAAAGGCGACTAAGATGATGAAGGCGATGAAGGGGATGAGCGGGATCAGCCATGAATTCTCAATCATATGATCACCATTCCTTTTCTCTTTACTCCCTAGTGTTTAAGCAAGTTGTATTGATCCACATCCACCGTCGCCTTATTCCGATAGAGGGCAATCAAAATGGCTAAACCTACGGCAGCCTCTGCTGCTGCAACGGAAATTGTGAATAAGGAGAAGATCTGTCCTGAAAGATTGGCAAAGAGACCATACTTGGCAAAAGCGACGAGATTAATATTGGTCGCATTTAGCATCAACTCGATGGAGAGTAAGACGATGACTGCATTCCGCTTCGTCAGCGCTCCATATAACCCGAGACAAAAGAGAAATAGAGCAATGATTAAGTATGAAGATGCCGAAAGACTCATTACTTCTCATCCTCCTTTTCCCGTTTTGATAGGATGATGGCACCCACCATAGCCACCAGCAGGAGAACAGAGAGTAGCTCAAAGGGAATGACATAATTGGTAAAGAGCTGTTTCCCGATGGCCTTGGTATTATCTTCTCCTGAATAATGTACTGGAGCATTAGGCCAATCCACTTGGAAGATGGCAGATAACATCAATGCACCGAATGCTACAACCAGTAGAAAAATGAAGAACTTCCAGCCTCGATGCGATTGCTGCGCATCCTCGGCATCATGCTTCGTTAGCATGATGCCGAAGAGCATGACGATGGTGATGGCTCCTGTGTAGAGGAGGATTTGCACCACTCCGATAAATTCTGCTTCTAAGACAAAATAAAGACCGGCAATGCTTAAAAACGTGAAGGTCATGGCAATTACCATGTGTACCACCTTGGTAAAGGTGACCATGAGGGTGGCACCTGTAATCGCCATCAATGCTAGGATAATAAAGGCGATGAATTCTCCACTGATGCTCATGGTTTATTGCCCTCCCGTATATTCTGATCATTCTCATGCAACCATGTACGGTCTTTGAAAAGCTCATCGCGACTGTAGGTGGCCAATTCAAAATTATTGGTCATCACGATGGCTTCTGTGGGGCAAACTTCTGTGCAAAGATCGCAGAGAATGCATATTTCAAAGTTGATATCATAGGTATCGATGATTTTTCCTTTTCCATCAGGATTCTTCTTCCCTGTTAGCTGAATACAATTGGTGGGACATACATTGGCACACTGATTGCAGACAATACACTTCTCAGGGTAGAAATGCTGAATGCCACGAAACCGATCAGGCATGACATACTCTTCATCGGGGTAGAAATGGGTTACTTTCTTTTTCCCCATGGACTTTAGGGTGTATGCTAACCCTTTTGGTAAGCCTAACATCGAGGACACCCCTTTCTTTTTATTGATATTCGCCTTACATCCAAGTAATCCAAGCTGCGGTTAAAAAGATATTGAGCAGCGATAGGGGCATGAGCACCTTCCAAGCAAAGGGCATCAATTCATTCACCCGCACACGAGGGAAGGTGGCACGAAGCCAGAACAGGAAGAAGACGAAGAATAGCATCTTTAATACGAACCAGAGCCAGCCTGGGATAAAATCTAAACCAAAGAGCGGGAGCCAGCCTCCAAAGAAGAGGGTGGTCAATAACGCGCCCATGGAGAAAGTATACACATACTCTCCTAACATGAACATGGCAAAACGGAAGCCTGAATACTCTGTATGAAAGCCTGCAACCAACTCGGACTCCGCCTCGGGTAAGTCAAAAGGCGTTCTACTTAATTCAGCGAGAGCTGCAATCAAGAAGATGACGAAGCCGAGGAACTGGGGAATCACAAACCAAACACCCATCTCCGCTTGCTTATTGACGATCTCCACGAGATTAAGACTCCCCGTTACCATTACAACCCCTACAATGGAGAGAGCCAGGGGAATCTCATAACTGATCATCTGACCTGCTGCGCGGAGACCTCCCATGAGTGAGTATTTATTATTGGAAGCCCAGCCTCCTGCCATCGCCCCAATAATGGAGATACTCGAAAGGGCAATATAGTAAACGACCCCGATGTTCAGGTAGGCGAACTGAATGTTCTCACTGAATGGAATAATGACAAGAACAGCGAAGGATGGCATAAAGGCGAGGACTGGCGCTAGTAGATAAAGGCCACGGTCTGCATAGGTAGGCCGCACATCCTCTTTAATTAAGAGTTTCAAAACGTCGGCTATAGTCTGGAATAAACCGAGGGGTCCTACACGATTAGGACCCGTCCGTAATTGCATCCAGCCGATGACCTTCCGTTCGAAGTAGATGGCATAGGTAACATACCCCAGGATAATCATTAAGAGTGCCACCGCCGATAAGAACATGAAAAACCAAGTACTCCAGCTCAGGGGATTGTAAAGCCAATCGAGCATTAACCATCCACCTCCCCAAGGACAATATCGATGGAGCCAAGGGTTGCCACTAAGTCACCCATATGGCTCCCTTTTAATAGTTCTGGTAGAATCTGTAGGTTCGCAAAGGAAGGTCGCCGGAATTTAAGCCGATAGGGCGTGGTTTTACCCTCACTCTTGATGTAGCAACCAATCTCCCCTTTTGGCGATTCGATCCGGACATAGGTCTCACCTTTAGGTGGCTTGATAATCTTCGGTACCTTCGCCATGACAGGACCTTCTGCAGGAATCTGCTCCACAGCCTGCTCAATGATCTTGAGCGATTCTTCGATCTCGGCAAGACGAACCAGATAGCGCGCCCATGCATCCCCCGTTGTCTCTGTAGGAACATCAAAATCAAAGCGATCATAGATGGAATAAGGCTCATCCTTCCGTAGATCAAATGGGATGCCTGTGCAGCGCAGCATCGGACCACTAAGTCCATACTGCATGGCCAGGGCTTGATCATACTTCCCGATGCCCTTTGTGCGATTCATCACAATCTCGTTGCCCGTAACGAGCTGATGGAAGCCCTTCAGCTCTTTCCGCATAAAGGGGACAAAATCAGCCACCTTCTGTAGCCAGCCTTCTGGTGCATCCCACTTTACACCACCAACACGCATATAATTATAGGTCATTCGTGCACCTGTTAGCTCATTGAATAATACGAGAATCTCTTCCCGTGAACGGAAGGCATAAAGGAATGGACCGGTAGCCCCCAAGTCTAGCAGGAAGGTGCCCCACCAGACTAAGTGGGATGCAACCCGATTCAACTCCATGGCGATCACCCGAAGGTATTCCGCCCGTTCGGGGATCTCAATACCCATCATGGTCTCCACAGCATGAACCAGCACATAGTTATTGGTCATGGCAGAGAGATAATCCATCCGGTCTGTATAAGGAATAATCTGTGTATAGGTAAGATCCTCTGCCAGCTTCTCGGTACCACGATGGAGGTAGCCAATCACTGGCTTTGAATCGATAATGGATTCACCATCAATCTTGAGAACCACCCGTAAAACCCCGTGTGTACTGGGATGTTGAGGTCCTACATTGATGAGCATCTCCTCAGTTCGAAGTCCTGTACTAAAACTCATCCCTCACACCTCCTCATCATACTGAACATAATCTTTACGGAGTGGATGGCCGACCCAATCTGGTGGTAGCATGATGCGTTCCAGGTTGGGGTGATTGGTGAACTCAATCCCCATTAAGTCATACACTTCTCGTTCGTACCAGTTAGCGCCCTTCCAGATGTCTGTAAGTGAGGCGACTACTGGCGCTTCCCGATCGAGGCGAGTCTTAATTGCGATGCCTCGCTTCTTCGCGAAGGAGTAGAGTGTACAATAGACTTCCATCTCCATCTGTAAATCGATACTATGCAGCTCTGAAAAGTATTCAAAAGAAAGGTCTGGATGCTGATGTAAAATTTCAGCCACCTCATGCCAAGCATCCCGTTTCACCACCAGTGTAGGGATATCCTTGGATCGTTCATTGATGTAACTCTCCTCAATCACTTCTTCGTCGAGCAAGGAAGTGATAATTGTCACATACTCGTCCAACCAAGGCTGATGAGGGGATGGAGCCGCTATTTCACTTGCTTCTGCCTCTTTCCCTGCGTCTGCAAGCGCTTTCTCTTTTTCCACTAGAATTTTCTTTTCTTCTGCTTTCTCTACTGGTGCTTTTTCTACTGTTGCCTTCTCAGCCTCTGTTTTATCTAATTTCTCCTCGCTCATTCTGCAATCACCCGCTTTCCATCCCGCGCTTCACGACGAATCTTCTCCTGCAATTTATTCAGTCCGTAAATGAGCGCCACTGGACTGGGTGGACAGCCTGGAATATAGACATCCACTGGAACGATCTGGTCCACACCCTTAACTACCGAGTAGGAGCGGACATAGGGTCCCCCTGCTGTTGCGCATGAGCCCATGGCGATAACCCATTTCGGCTCGGGCATCTGGTCATAGAGCCGACGTAGTACTGGTGCCATCTTCTTCGTTACCGTACCTGCTACGATCATGAGATCAGCTTGGCGTGGGGTCGCACGGAAGATTACGCCAAAGCGGTCAGCATCATAATGAGCACCACTGGTTGCCATCATCTCAATGGCACAGCACGCTAAGCCGAAGCCTAATGGCCAGATGGAATTGCTCCGTGCCCAGCCCTTAATCTGTTCAAAGCTGGTCATTAAGACATTCCGTTGAATCTGTTCTGCCACGTCAGGTGTTACATCCTCGAGATTCCACGCTTTTAAATCCATTCTAACACCTTCTTTTTCCATGCATAAAGCAAGCCGATTAATAA
Above is a genomic segment from Rubeoparvulum massiliense containing:
- a CDS encoding NADH-quinone oxidoreductase subunit C, which encodes MSEEKLDKTEAEKATVEKAPVEKAEEKKILVEKEKALADAGKEAEASEIAAPSPHQPWLDEYVTIITSLLDEEVIEESYINERSKDIPTLVVKRDAWHEVAEILHQHPDLSFEYFSELHSIDLQMEMEVYCTLYSFAKKRGIAIKTRLDREAPVVASLTDIWKGANWYEREVYDLMGIEFTNHPNLERIMLPPDWVGHPLRKDYVQYDEEV
- the nuoL gene encoding NADH-quinone oxidoreductase subunit L gives rise to the protein MIENSWLIPLIPFIAFIILVAFGRQLKEFAAYIGILATMAALTISLFVFWEHFSGGAGNYQYTVEWLAIGSTTITMGFEVTALNSLMALVVSLVSFLVHIYSKGYMQGDERFSVFYSYLALFTFAMLGLVLSPNLLQLYIFWELVGVGSFLLIGFYFYKPEAKAAAKKAFIVTRIGDMGLFIALGLIFWWTGSFDFEQITNAARGVIAEHPMESWQISLIAILIFIAAMGKSGQFPLHTWLPDAMEGPTPVSALIHAATMVAAGVYLVARTFDLFLLSPLALDVVAYVGGFTAIFAATIALVQRDIKRILAYSTISQLGYMMLALGAMGYVASVFHLFTHAFFKALLFLAAGSVIHGLQTQDIFRMGGIWKRMKVTSWAFLIGALALAGIVPFAGFWSKDEILMALYADGRTVLLWVAMITAFLTAFYMFRLFFVAFTGENRSGLAAEESPGSMTFPMIVLAALSLVAGFFNAQPFTSYLGDWLTANGTLYPAHISGPIWIQVVAVVISLAGIGLAWFFYGRHHQRVGVAEGLRPLHQLLFNKYYVDEFYTATVIRPVRGIGYLLQWLDRYVVESLVNLVAYLTQLVARLGVRVQNGQVQVSGAVVILGLVLLLLGLTVAGGYFIW
- a CDS encoding NuoB/complex I 20 kDa subunit family protein, with the translated sequence MDLKAWNLEDVTPDVAEQIQRNVLMTSFEQIKGWARSNSIWPLGFGLACCAIEMMATSGAHYDADRFGVIFRATPRQADLMIVAGTVTKKMAPVLRRLYDQMPEPKWVIAMGSCATAGGPYVRSYSVVKGVDQIVPVDVYIPGCPPSPVALIYGLNKLQEKIRREARDGKRVIAE
- a CDS encoding NADH-quinone oxidoreductase subunit J, giving the protein MSGEFIAFIILALMAITGATLMVTFTKVVHMVIAMTFTFLSIAGLYFVLEAEFIGVVQILLYTGAITIVMLFGIMLTKHDAEDAQQSHRGWKFFIFLLVVAFGALMLSAIFQVDWPNAPVHYSGEDNTKAIGKQLFTNYVIPFELLSVLLLVAMVGAIILSKREKEDEK
- a CDS encoding NADH-quinone oxidoreductase subunit D encodes the protein MSFSTGLRTEEMLINVGPQHPSTHGVLRVVLKIDGESIIDSKPVIGYLHRGTEKLAEDLTYTQIIPYTDRMDYLSAMTNNYVLVHAVETMMGIEIPERAEYLRVIAMELNRVASHLVWWGTFLLDLGATGPFLYAFRSREEILVLFNELTGARMTYNYMRVGGVKWDAPEGWLQKVADFVPFMRKELKGFHQLVTGNEIVMNRTKGIGKYDQALAMQYGLSGPMLRCTGIPFDLRKDEPYSIYDRFDFDVPTETTGDAWARYLVRLAEIEESLKIIEQAVEQIPAEGPVMAKVPKIIKPPKGETYVRIESPKGEIGCYIKSEGKTTPYRLKFRRPSFANLQILPELLKGSHMGDLVATLGSIDIVLGEVDG
- the nuoI gene encoding NADH-quinone oxidoreductase subunit NuoI yields the protein MLGLPKGLAYTLKSMGKKKVTHFYPDEEYVMPDRFRGIQHFYPEKCIVCNQCANVCPTNCIQLTGKKNPDGKGKIIDTYDINFEICILCDLCTEVCPTEAIVMTNNFELATYSRDELFKDRTWLHENDQNIREGNKP
- the nuoK gene encoding NADH-quinone oxidoreductase subunit NuoK; protein product: MSLSASSYLIIALFLFCLGLYGALTKRNAVIVLLSIELMLNATNINLVAFAKYGLFANLSGQIFSLFTISVAAAEAAVGLAILIALYRNKATVDVDQYNLLKH
- the nuoH gene encoding NADH-quinone oxidoreductase subunit NuoH, which encodes MLDWLYNPLSWSTWFFMFLSAVALLMIILGYVTYAIYFERKVIGWMQLRTGPNRVGPLGLFQTIADVLKLLIKEDVRPTYADRGLYLLAPVLAFMPSFAVLVIIPFSENIQFAYLNIGVVYYIALSSISIIGAMAGGWASNNKYSLMGGLRAAGQMISYEIPLALSIVGVVMVTGSLNLVEIVNKQAEMGVWFVIPQFLGFVIFLIAALAELSRTPFDLPEAESELVAGFHTEYSGFRFAMFMLGEYVYTFSMGALLTTLFFGGWLPLFGLDFIPGWLWFVLKMLFFVFFLFWLRATFPRVRVNELMPFAWKVLMPLSLLNIFLTAAWITWM